A section of the Campylobacter lanienae NCTC 13004 genome encodes:
- the thiE gene encoding thiamine phosphate synthase, producing the protein MNQIYALTDQHFTPLNTLKAQINELLAGGVKIIQYRNKSQNHDISLLKDIAKICKNNNAKFIINDDVSLAQIVQADGVHIGKDDETLKRARDILGYKAFIGVSCYNDLNLAQNAVTNGADYIAFGAIFPSLSKPNATLCELDIIKEARVKFKTKIAVIGGINSLNLKEIKDIGVDYIAIISALYTDGSISENLIKLNRALKG; encoded by the coding sequence ATGAATCAAATTTACGCACTAACCGATCAACACTTCACCCCACTAAACACTCTAAAAGCTCAAATAAACGAGCTTTTAGCTGGTGGGGTCAAAATAATCCAATATAGAAACAAAAGCCAAAATCACGATATATCACTACTAAAAGATATAGCCAAAATATGTAAAAACAACAACGCTAAGTTTATAATAAACGATGATGTAAGCTTAGCCCAAATAGTCCAAGCTGATGGCGTCCATATAGGCAAAGATGATGAGACGCTTAAAAGAGCTAGAGATATTTTAGGTTATAAGGCTTTTATAGGTGTGAGCTGTTATAATGATCTGAATTTAGCTCAAAATGCCGTTACTAATGGCGCTGATTATATCGCATTTGGGGCGATATTTCCTAGCTTATCTAAGCCAAATGCCACGCTTTGTGAGCTTGATATAATCAAAGAAGCGAGAGTAAAATTTAAAACCAAAATAGCCGTAATAGGCGGAATCAATAGTTTAAATTTAAAAGAGATAAAGGATATTGGCGTTGATTACATAGCTATCATATCGGCACTATACACAGATGGGTCAATTAGTGAGAATTTAATCAAATTAAATAGAGCATTAAAGGGGTAA
- the guaA gene encoding glutamine-hydrolyzing GMP synthase: MKNADILVLDFGSQYTQLIARRLREEGVYAELMPFNATLEAIKAKNPKGIILSGGPASVYDENAYFCDDGIFALGLPILGICYGMQLIAYKNGANVAPANHKEYGKANIEIIKECEFMSGVVDNSIVWMSHSDKVNELPKGFEVIAKSQNSEFCVFGDFERKIYAMQFHPEVAHSEFGSVMLKNFAKICGCDSTWNMGSFAKTQIQAIRKKVGNDKVLCAVSGGVDSSVVAALLATAVPENLIVVFVDNGLLRTNEAKQVEEMFKLKLGVNLISIDASELFLSRLKGVRDPEKKRKIIGETFIEVFDNEAKKHTNVKYLAQGTLYTDIIESSVVGASKTIKSHHNVGGLPEWMKFELIEPLREIFKDEVRALGLELGLSRDVVFRHPFPGPGLAIRIMGEVDEPSLELLRKADVILQQELKSSGWYDKTWQAFCVLLNVSSVGVMGDNRTYENAVCIRVVDASDGMTASFSRLPYDLLENCSRRIINEVSGINRVVYDISSKPPATIEWE; this comes from the coding sequence ATGAAAAATGCTGATATTTTGGTGCTAGATTTTGGCTCGCAATATACTCAATTGATCGCTAGAAGGCTTAGAGAAGAGGGCGTTTATGCCGAGCTTATGCCCTTTAATGCTACTCTTGAAGCGATAAAAGCCAAAAATCCAAAAGGTATAATTCTAAGCGGTGGCCCAGCTAGTGTTTATGATGAAAATGCCTATTTTTGCGATGATGGGATTTTTGCTCTTGGGCTTCCTATTCTTGGGATATGCTATGGTATGCAATTAATCGCTTACAAAAATGGCGCAAATGTCGCACCAGCCAATCACAAAGAGTATGGCAAGGCTAATATCGAGATTATAAAAGAGTGTGAATTTATGAGTGGCGTGGTAGATAATAGCATTGTTTGGATGAGCCACTCTGATAAGGTAAATGAGCTACCAAAAGGCTTTGAAGTGATAGCTAAGAGCCAAAATAGCGAATTTTGTGTTTTTGGTGATTTTGAGCGTAAAATTTATGCTATGCAGTTTCATCCAGAGGTCGCTCATAGCGAGTTTGGGAGTGTGATGCTTAAGAATTTTGCCAAGATTTGTGGGTGCGATAGCACTTGGAATATGGGAAGTTTTGCTAAGACTCAAATTCAAGCTATTAGAAAAAAAGTAGGCAATGATAAGGTGCTTTGTGCTGTAAGTGGTGGTGTGGATAGCTCTGTTGTAGCAGCGCTTTTGGCTACTGCGGTGCCAGAAAATTTGATAGTTGTATTTGTAGATAATGGGCTTCTTCGCACTAATGAGGCTAAGCAAGTTGAGGAGATGTTTAAGCTAAAACTTGGGGTGAATTTGATTAGCATTGATGCGAGTGAGTTATTTTTAAGTCGTTTAAAAGGTGTAAGAGACCCAGAGAAAAAACGCAAAATCATCGGCGAGACATTTATAGAAGTTTTTGATAACGAGGCCAAAAAGCACACTAATGTGAAGTATCTAGCACAAGGGACGCTATACACTGATATTATAGAAAGTAGCGTTGTAGGGGCTTCTAAAACTATCAAAAGTCATCACAATGTAGGGGGACTTCCTGAGTGGATGAAATTTGAGCTTATTGAGCCTTTAAGAGAGATTTTCAAAGATGAGGTGAGGGCGCTTGGCTTGGAGCTTGGGCTTAGTCGTGATGTGGTTTTCCGCCATCCATTTCCAGGGCCAGGTCTAGCGATACGCATAATGGGTGAGGTGGATGAGCCTAGTCTTGAGCTACTTAGAAAAGCTGATGTGATACTTCAGCAAGAGCTTAAAAGTAGTGGTTGGTATGATAAGACTTGGCAAGCATTTTGTGTGCTTTTAAATGTAAGCTCAGTTGGCGTGATGGGTGATAATAGAACTTATGAAAATGCTGTTTGTATCAGGGTAGTGGATGCTAGCGATGGTATGACGGCGAGTTTTTCTAGATTGCCTTATGATCTATTAGAAAATTGTAGCCGTAGGATCATAAATGAAGTTAGCGGAATCAATCGTGTAGTTTATGATATCAGCTCTAAGCCGCCAGCGACAATCGAGTGGGAGTAG
- the ilvA gene encoding threonine ammonia-lyase, protein MISLNKIIQAKRNIDGFVAKTPFGFAPKLSKIADAQIYLKKENLQITGAYKVRGAFNKIANLDEEAKKSGVVAASAGNHAQGVAISAKHFGVRAIIIMPEAAPLSKVAGTKALGAEVILKGDNFDEAYAYALEYAKENNMSFIHPFDDELVQAGQGTIALEMLDEVSDLDYIVVPVGGGGLISGVASCAKQINPNIKIIGVSAKGAPAMFESFKDRCQHNSKSVRTIADGIAVRDASKITLAHILESVDDMVQVDDEEIANAILYLLEQQKIMVEGAGAVSVAAILESKFEFKKGSKIGAILSGGNIDVQTLSVIIEKGLLKSYRKMIINVTLIDKPGALMALGDVLRIAGANIVKIDYDRFSTKLSYGDAKITITLETKGKEHQDRVQKALKDAGYEYTQEF, encoded by the coding sequence ATGATAAGTCTAAATAAAATTATTCAAGCTAAACGAAATATTGATGGATTTGTGGCTAAGACTCCATTTGGCTTTGCGCCAAAATTAAGCAAAATAGCAGATGCTCAAATTTATCTTAAAAAAGAGAATTTACAAATCACTGGAGCGTATAAGGTTAGAGGTGCCTTTAATAAAATTGCGAATTTAGATGAAGAGGCTAAAAAATCCGGAGTTGTAGCAGCAAGTGCCGGTAATCACGCCCAAGGCGTAGCTATCAGCGCTAAACACTTTGGCGTAAGGGCTATAATCATTATGCCAGAAGCTGCGCCACTATCTAAAGTTGCTGGGACTAAGGCTCTTGGGGCTGAAGTGATCTTAAAAGGGGATAATTTTGATGAGGCTTATGCCTATGCTTTAGAGTATGCTAAAGAGAATAATATGAGCTTTATCCACCCTTTTGATGATGAGTTAGTCCAAGCTGGTCAAGGGACAATAGCGCTTGAGATGTTAGATGAGGTTAGTGATCTTGATTATATAGTTGTGCCTGTTGGCGGTGGTGGGTTAATTAGTGGTGTGGCGAGTTGCGCTAAGCAGATTAATCCAAATATCAAGATTATTGGCGTGAGTGCTAAGGGGGCGCCGGCTATGTTTGAGAGCTTTAAAGATAGGTGCCAACACAACTCCAAAAGTGTGCGCACTATAGCTGATGGAATCGCCGTTAGAGACGCTAGCAAGATTACTTTGGCTCATATTTTAGAAAGCGTTGATGATATGGTACAAGTAGATGATGAAGAGATCGCAAATGCTATTTTGTATCTTTTAGAACAGCAAAAAATTATGGTTGAAGGCGCTGGAGCGGTATCTGTAGCGGCGATTTTGGAGAGTAAATTTGAGTTTAAAAAGGGCTCTAAAATCGGTGCTATATTAAGTGGTGGCAATATAGATGTCCAAACTCTAAGCGTAATTATCGAAAAAGGGCTTTTAAAAAGCTATAGAAAGATGATAATCAATGTCACATTGATAGATAAACCAGGTGCTTTAATGGCGCTTGGAGATGTTTTACGGATCGCTGGAGCAAATATAGTTAAGATTGATTATGATAGATTTTCAACCAAATTAAGCTATGGCGATGCCAAAATCACCATCACGCTAGAAACCAAAGGCAAAGAGCATCAAGATAGGGTTCAAAAAGCTCTAAAAGATGCTGGATACGAATATACTCAAGAGTTTTGA
- the uvrC gene encoding excinuclease ABC subunit UvrC, with protein sequence MLIDELKSLPNSPGVYQYFDKNSKLLYVGKAKNLKNRVKSYFNADATPNSNLSPRITKMISEAVHIEWITTQSEQDALILENSFIKQLHPKYNILLRDDKTYPYICLDLNSDFPRFEITRKVLKGSNIKYFGPFFKGANEILEALYTEFKLVQKRSCLKEKKGCLFHQIGRCYAPCLGLIDKNNYAKIIEEAIKKIKNPQLLIPNLEKTMLNLAQNENYEEAAKIRDQIKAINDTSVKIQIDLAKLEDFEVISVNSSLGFVCGVRFSIKDGKVCSSTHIIKPAKDMVESDLEAVYRVMILDAFGIDQPINSTKIYTYINLEDSQILADILNSRHNKKFQIIQPKIGEKKELVNIAYQNAFELIKKHIKTNDYTLARDIQESFGLNNLPLKIEIFDNSHLFGAAPVGAMVVWENGEFNKAKYRHMHLNSINDYDQMSQVLTHRAKSFEKTAPPDLWIIDGGGALLNLAEDIIKSSGANVDIIAISKEKIDAKANRAKGKANDKIYTNIGKFSLNSNDIKLQFIQRLRDEAHRFAISFHQKSRQKSDLQSSQLSALGISKGSIIKLINYFGNFENIQKASFDEIKKVTNKIVATKITKG encoded by the coding sequence ATGCTAATAGATGAGTTAAAATCCCTACCCAATTCCCCTGGAGTTTATCAATATTTTGATAAAAACTCAAAGCTCTTATATGTAGGCAAGGCTAAGAATTTAAAAAATCGAGTAAAGAGCTATTTCAACGCTGATGCTACGCCAAATTCAAATCTAAGCCCTAGAATCACAAAGATGATAAGCGAAGCTGTCCATATAGAGTGGATTACAACCCAAAGCGAACAAGACGCATTGATATTAGAAAATTCCTTCATCAAACAACTCCATCCAAAATACAATATCTTATTAAGAGATGATAAAACTTATCCATATATTTGCCTAGATTTAAATAGCGATTTCCCTAGATTTGAGATCACTAGAAAGGTTTTAAAAGGCTCTAATATCAAATATTTTGGCCCATTTTTCAAAGGTGCTAATGAGATTTTAGAAGCCTTATACACTGAGTTTAAGCTAGTCCAAAAAAGATCATGCCTAAAAGAGAAAAAAGGTTGTTTATTTCATCAAATTGGTCGTTGCTACGCCCCTTGTCTTGGACTAATAGATAAAAATAATTACGCCAAAATCATAGAAGAGGCTATAAAAAAGATCAAAAATCCACAACTTTTAATACCAAATTTAGAAAAAACAATGCTAAACCTAGCCCAAAATGAAAACTACGAAGAAGCAGCTAAAATCAGAGATCAAATCAAAGCGATCAATGATACAAGCGTTAAAATTCAAATAGATTTAGCTAAATTAGAAGATTTTGAAGTTATCAGCGTCAATTCTAGCTTAGGCTTTGTGTGTGGCGTGAGATTTAGCATTAAAGATGGAAAAGTATGCTCTTCTACGCACATCATAAAACCAGCTAAAGATATGGTAGAATCGGATTTAGAAGCGGTTTATAGAGTTATGATATTAGATGCTTTTGGTATAGATCAACCCATAAATTCAACCAAAATTTACACATATATTAATCTTGAAGATTCTCAAATTCTAGCTGATATACTAAACTCTCGCCATAACAAAAAATTCCAAATCATCCAACCAAAAATAGGCGAAAAAAAAGAGCTAGTAAATATCGCTTACCAAAACGCATTTGAGCTGATTAAAAAACATATCAAAACTAATGATTACACCCTAGCAAGGGATATTCAAGAGAGTTTTGGGCTTAATAACCTACCTTTGAAAATTGAAATTTTCGATAACTCTCATCTATTTGGCGCAGCCCCTGTGGGTGCGATGGTTGTATGGGAAAATGGAGAGTTTAATAAAGCAAAATACCGCCATATGCACCTAAATAGCATAAATGACTATGATCAAATGAGCCAAGTCCTAACTCACAGAGCCAAAAGCTTTGAGAAGACAGCGCCACCAGATCTTTGGATCATTGATGGTGGTGGGGCTTTGCTTAATTTGGCTGAAGATATCATAAAAAGCAGTGGCGCTAATGTCGATATCATCGCAATTTCTAAAGAGAAAATTGATGCTAAAGCCAATAGAGCAAAAGGCAAGGCAAATGATAAAATTTACACAAATATAGGCAAATTTAGTCTAAATTCAAATGATATAAAGCTACAATTCATACAGCGTTTGCGAGATGAAGCGCATAGATTTGCCATTAGCTTTCATCAAAAAAGCAGACAAAAAAGCGACCTGCAAAGTAGCCAGCTAAGCGCTCTTGGTATCTCCAAAGGCTCTATAATCAAGCTTATTAACTACTTTGGAAACTTTGAAAATATCCAAAAAGCTAGCTTTGATGAGATTAAAAAAGTAACCAATAAAATCGTAGCTACAAAGATTACTAAAGGCTAA
- a CDS encoding uroporphyrinogen-III synthase — MIYLISNTPFDDESVEQISLCGIKFNKFNTDLSEFDALIVTSKNGINSLKFNSITLADILVFAIGKATALSCKEFGFTQIYEAQNSHGSEFGAEILEKLYGKRVLFIKAKETISNLDIYFNQNGIDISVIDGYENLILKKDISSKPKSNSILIFTSPINVRAFIQNLGWDDSYKAVAIGKATAQALKPYTDPIISKSQTIKDCVELAKSLK, encoded by the coding sequence ATGATATATTTAATCTCTAATACACCTTTTGATGATGAGAGCGTGGAGCAAATTTCGCTTTGCGGTATTAAATTTAATAAATTTAATACCGATTTGAGTGAATTTGACGCTCTTATAGTTACTAGTAAAAATGGTATTAATTCGCTTAAATTTAACTCTATAACCTTAGCTGATATTTTGGTTTTTGCTATTGGCAAGGCTACGGCGCTCTCTTGTAAGGAATTTGGCTTTACTCAAATTTACGAAGCGCAAAATTCGCACGGAAGTGAGTTTGGGGCTGAAATTTTAGAGAAATTATATGGTAAAAGGGTTTTATTTATCAAGGCCAAAGAGACAATTTCAAATTTAGATATATATTTTAATCAAAATGGTATTGATATAAGCGTGATTGATGGTTATGAGAATTTAATCTTAAAAAAAGATATATCTAGCAAGCCAAAATCTAACTCAATTTTGATATTTACAAGCCCGATTAATGTGAGAGCCTTTATCCAAAATTTGGGTTGGGATGATAGCTACAAAGCAGTTGCTATCGGCAAAGCCACAGCCCAAGCGTTAAAGCCATATACAGATCCCATAATCTCTAAATCTCAAACTATTAAAGATTGCGTAGAGTTAGCCAAATCTTTAAAGTGA
- a CDS encoding undecaprenyl-diphosphate phosphatase — protein MDIISAIILGIVEGLTEFLPVSSTGHMILTSHFLGLEQTQILKCFEVVIQLGSILAVVWAFKERLTSDILLWIKLIIGFIPTAIIGFLAYKYIKELFNPNTVAYMLIIGGIIFIIVELFHKRPSYTPSTIHLHNVSYNQAFIIGLSQCLAMIPGTSRSGSTIITGLLCGLSREVAARFSFLLAIPTMLAATIYDSYKNREIFATNLDQIWIFLTGAAVAFIVALIVIKLFLRFVAHFSYISFGIYRIILGLAFLSLSL, from the coding sequence ATGGATATAATCTCAGCTATAATCTTAGGTATTGTAGAGGGGCTTACTGAGTTTTTGCCAGTTAGCTCAACTGGCCATATGATACTTACTTCGCACTTTTTGGGTCTTGAGCAGACTCAAATTTTAAAATGTTTTGAAGTAGTTATTCAATTAGGTAGTATTTTGGCTGTTGTGTGGGCCTTTAAAGAGCGTTTGACAAGTGATATTTTACTATGGATTAAGCTAATTATCGGATTTATACCGACTGCGATTATTGGATTTTTGGCTTACAAATATATTAAAGAGCTATTTAATCCAAATACAGTAGCCTATATGCTGATAATCGGCGGTATTATTTTCATCATTGTTGAGCTATTTCATAAACGCCCTAGCTACACTCCTAGCACAATTCACCTACACAATGTCAGCTATAATCAAGCCTTTATAATTGGTCTTAGTCAATGCCTAGCTATGATACCAGGGACCTCTAGAAGTGGCTCTACTATTATCACCGGTTTGCTTTGTGGGCTTAGTCGTGAAGTGGCTGCTAGATTTAGCTTTTTGCTCGCTATCCCTACTATGCTAGCAGCTACAATATATGATAGCTATAAAAATAGAGAGATTTTCGCTACAAATTTAGACCAAATTTGGATATTTTTAACTGGCGCTGCCGTGGCGTTTATCGTAGCTTTAATAGTGATTAAGCTATTTTTGCGTTTTGTGGCGCATTTTAGTTATATTAGTTTTGGGATTTATCGCATAATTTTGGGATTAGCCTTTTTGTCGCTATCACTTTAA